In Quercus robur chromosome 11, dhQueRobu3.1, whole genome shotgun sequence, the following proteins share a genomic window:
- the LOC126706696 gene encoding uncharacterized protein LOC126706696, translated as MAFRELIKKYGKVALGVHFTVSAASVSGLYIAIKNNLDVESFLQNFHINPSPPQPPSEPNPQAQTSSSSSSPDGFVMEETNGSPNQPTVVVEEKKLNRTAELAASTGGALALAVLCNKALFPIRVPITIALTPPIARFLARRKITKTSV; from the coding sequence ATGGCATTCCGTGAGCTCATAAAGAAGTACGGCAAGGTAGCTCTAGGTGTCCACTTCACCGTCTCCGCCGCCTCCGTCTCCGGCCTCTACATCGCCATCAAGAACAACCTCGACGTCGAGTCCTTCCTCCAAAACTTTCACATAAACCCATCACCGCCACAACCGCCATCAGAACCAAACCCACAAGCCCAAAcctcttcgtcttcttcttctccagaTGGGTTTGTGATGGAAGAGACAAATGGGTCACCGAATCAACCGACGGTGGTGGTTGAAGAGAAGAAGCTGAATCGGACGGCTGAGCTCGCTGCTTCGACCGGTGGAGCTTTGGCACTCGCTGTGCTTTGTAACAAAGCTCTGTTCCCTATTAGAGTTCCGATCACCATCGCTCTTACCCCTCCGATTGCGAGGTTCTTGGCTCGGAGGAAAATTACCAAGACCAGTGTatga
- the LOC126706942 gene encoding mavicyanin-like, giving the protein MSLLHSCFIENPLKSKKPLFFNHSIITSIHFKAMKETKFFKYCRLLIILMINFLFLNGARSEVYTVGDEEEWNADADFVSWAQKYKFSVGDVLRFTYVKGQHNAYEVTEDTYRSCNVSSGVLAKYESGNDQIKLKQAKKYWFICNVPGHCLGGMRFSIDVNSTSETITPPMESSSPLNSCKSYAPVRWSMGINLMAFGILVRLYF; this is encoded by the exons ATGTCTTTGTTGCATTCGTGCTTCATAGAGAACcctctaaaaagtaaaaaaccatTATTCTTCAACCATTCCATTATTACTTCCATACATTTTAAAGCTATGAAAGAAACCAAGTTCTTCAAATATTGTAGACTCTTAATAATCCTTAtgatcaattttttgtttttgaatggcGCAAGATCTGAGGTTTATACGGTTGGTGATGAGGAAGAGTGGAATGCTGATGCAGACTTCGTCTCTTGGGCACAGAAATACAAATTTAGCGTTGGTGATGTTCTTC GTTTTACATATGTGAAGGGGCAACATAATGCTTATGAAGTAACAGAAGACACATATAGATCATGTAATGTGAGCTCTGGAGTGTTAGCAAAATATGAGAGTGgaaatgatcaaattaaactcAAACAAGCAAAGAAGTATTGGTTCATTTGCAATGTCCCTGGACATTGCCTTGGGGGAATGAGGTTTAGCATAGATGTTAATAGCACAAGTGAAACAATAACTCCACCAATGGAATCATCTTCACCACTCAATTCTTGTAAAAGTTATGCCCCTGTTAGGTGGAGCATGGGGATTAACCTAATGGCATTTGGAATCTTAGTAAGATTGTATTTTTGA
- the LOC126707301 gene encoding transcription factor ABORTED MICROSPORES yields the protein MNIIMQNLMERLRPLVSLKGWDYCVLWKLSEDQRFIEWMDCCCAGTDNTQNAGEELLFPVSTVLPCRDTMFQHPRTKACDLLAQLPSSMPLDSGIYAQALISNQPSWLNFSNNTESAGAIEETVGTKVLIPLPGGVIELFASKQVAEDQNVIDLITAQCNISLQQQEDLINSSNVSNSFSSNVNAMRTEFHSKHILVDDQYQKDPNSHFQPSVSPATPLENISVQYDISVDRIRQCDSSMNFLQQFNYTPEDRTKSDVYYEGAVHNSFISDKPTNPIKSSAENGHQEIDVLQQSMMNNSSNMHVQFMEPLSNKEQQGNDKDSIKPETGRTDSISDCSDQFDDEDDAKYRRRTGKGPQSKNLVAERRRRKKLNDRLYALRSLVPKISKLDRASILGDAIEFVKELQKQAKELQDELEEHSDDEVGRNTVPNNGNHQNVQPEVLTTNGMIHGPKTEHEKPSNGIHEGGSGNGNALKQNQDSDSISDKAQQMEVQVEVAQIDGNEFFVKVFCEHKPGGFVRLMEALNSLGLEVTNANVTSFRGLVSNVFKVQKRDSEIVQADHVRDSLLELTRNPSRGWPEMAKASENGGGTDYHHNHHHLHNHHASSYHHHLHHLHN from the exons ATGAACATAATCATGCAAAACCTAATGGAGAGGCTAAGACCCCTTGTCAGTCTGAAAGGTTGGGACTATTGTGTTCTGTGGAAATTGAGTGAAGACCAAAG GTTCATTGAGTGGATGGATTGCTGTTGTGCTGGGACTGACAACACACAAAATGCTGGAGAAGAACTTCTTTTTCCTGTTTCTACAGTCCTTCCATGCAGGGATACCATGTTTCAGCATCCAAGAACCAAAGCTTGTGACCTTCTAGCTCAACTGCCTTCTTCCATGCCCCTAGACTCTGG AATTTATGCACAGGCCTTGATATCAAACCAACCCAGTTGGTTAAATTTCTCAAATAACACAGAATCAGCTGGTGCTATAGAA GAAACTGTTGGTACTAAGGTTTTGATTCCATTGCCAGGAGGAGTTATTGAGCTGTTTGCTTCAAAGCAA GTTGCTGAAGATCAGAATGTCATTGATCTTATCACAGCCCAATGCAACATATCACTGCAGCAGCAGGAGGACCTCATCAATTCGAGCAACGTGAGCAACAGCTTCAGCAGTAATGTAAATGCCATGAGAACTGAATTCCATTCAAAGCATATTTTAGTTGATGATCAATATCAAAAGGATCCAAACAGTCATTTCCAGCCATCAGTTTCACCAGCAACACCATTAGAAAATATTAGTGTACAATATGACATCTCTGTTGACAGAATTCGCCAATGTGATTCTTCAATGAACTTCCTCCAGCAATTTAATTACACACCAGAAGACAGAACAAAGAGTGATGTCTACTATGAAGGAGCTGTTCACAACTCATTCATTTCTGACAAACCAACGAACCCAATTAAGTCTTCTGCTGAGAATGGACACCAAGAGATTGATGTATTACAGCAGTCCATGATGAACAATTCTTCAAACATGCATGTGCAGTTTATGGAGCCATTGTCCAACAAGGAGCAGCAAGGGAATGACAAGGATTCGATCAAGCCTGAGACAGGACGAACAGATTCAATATCGGATTGCAGTGATCAGTTTGATGACGAGGATGATGCAAAGTATAGGCGAAGGACTGGAAAAGGACCTCAATCAAAAAACCTTGTTGCTGaaaggaggagaagaaagaagCTGAATGATAGGCTCTATGCCCTCAGGTCTTTGGTTCCTAAGATTTCAAAG TTGGATAGGGCTTCTATCTTGGGGGATGCAATTGAATTTGTAAAGGAGTTGCAGAAGCAAGCAAAAGAACTCCAAGATGAGCTTGAAGAACATTCAGATGATGAAGTAGGTAGAAACACAGTTCCTAATAATGGCAACCACCAAAATGTTCAACCCGAAGTTCTAACAACAAATGGAATGATCCATGGGCCTAAAACTGAACATGAAAAACCTTCAAATGGCATTCATGAAGGGGGATCAGGCAATGGCAATGCCTTGAAACAAAACCAGGACTCAGATAGTATTAGTGATAAGGCACAACAGATGGAG GTACAAGTGGAAGTGGCTCAGATAGATGGGAATGAGTTTTTTGTGAAGGTATTCTGTGAGCACAAGCCTGGGGGTTTTGTGAGATTGATGGAGGCATTGAATTCTCTGGGACTGGAAGTAACAAATGCAAATGTAACTAGCTTCAGAGGTCTTGTTTCCAATGTTTTCAAAGTACAA AAAAGGGACAGTGAAATAGTTCAAGCTGATCATGTGAGGGACTCCTTGCTTGAGCTGACGAGAAACCCATCAAGAGGGTGGCCCGAGATGGCTAAAGCATCAGAGAATGGCGGCGGCACAGATTATCATCATAACCATCACCACCTGCACAACCACCATGCTAGTTCCTACCACCACCACCTACACCATCTTCATAACTGA